One stretch of Alphaproteobacteria bacterium DNA includes these proteins:
- a CDS encoding PAS domain-containing sensor histidine kinase produces the protein MPRIFRHPTWIALLIWARRVDLGRKLAIALTIAALASSAATIAVLNGASSITPDPMTVAVLLAVDLILVMALAIVVTRRLIQVWGEGRRGGAGSRLHFRLVMLFGLVALIPAALMAVFSVLYFSIALESWFNPRVKTAILESRAVASAYLKEHHALLASDIVGLAEQINSEGPKLAVSPDILVQILRTQSTQKGFSELVIFQGNGRLVARGGFSYSMQFSQIPLVAMERARRGEVVMLTGDSEDRVRAMVSLSAIPDGFLYIGRFVDPKVINHMLRTNEAAAEYEKAEGRRSGIEISFSAIFAVVTLLLFLSAIWVGLALANQLVRPIAALIEAADRVREGNLEAKVDETLAGRELGSLARAFNRMTSQLDGQRKELIETNQALDERRRFTETILSGVSAGVIGLDSQSRINLPNRPASDLLGCELESALGQPLADVVPEMADLLAQSQRRPERITQGEIRLERKGNARTLLVRVAVERLVDRIEGYVVTFDDITELLSAQRMAAWADVARRIAHEIKNPLTPIQLSAERLKRKYLKEIQTEPEIFSTCVETIVRQVGDIGRMVDEFSDFARMPAPVVRNENLAEVVGQAMFLQRQAHTAIKYEMKMPPGEETRCLFACDGRQINRALINLLKNAAESIEGREGDELEPGWIELQVSRNEPNGGLSIRIEDNGKGLPKEERHRLTEPYVTTRAKGTGLGLAIVKKIMEDHGGELRLEDRDGPGARTLLIFPRREVAATVTNERHGA, from the coding sequence ATGCCCAGAATCTTCCGGCACCCGACTTGGATCGCGCTTTTGATATGGGCAAGGCGCGTCGATTTGGGACGCAAACTGGCGATCGCCCTGACCATTGCGGCGCTGGCCTCGAGTGCTGCCACCATCGCGGTTCTGAACGGCGCCTCGTCGATCACCCCCGATCCGATGACGGTGGCGGTTCTGCTGGCCGTCGATCTGATCTTGGTGATGGCCCTGGCCATCGTGGTCACGCGCAGGCTGATCCAGGTGTGGGGCGAGGGCAGGCGAGGCGGCGCCGGATCGCGCCTGCATTTCCGTCTGGTCATGCTGTTCGGTCTGGTGGCTTTGATTCCCGCCGCCCTGATGGCCGTTTTTTCGGTGCTCTATTTCAGTATCGCCCTGGAAAGCTGGTTCAACCCCCGCGTCAAGACGGCGATCCTGGAATCGAGGGCGGTGGCCAGCGCCTACCTGAAGGAGCACCACGCCCTTCTGGCCAGCGACATCGTGGGCCTGGCCGAACAGATCAACAGCGAAGGGCCGAAACTGGCCGTCAGCCCGGATATCTTGGTGCAAATTCTTCGAACGCAAAGCACGCAGAAAGGGTTCTCCGAACTGGTGATCTTTCAAGGCAATGGTCGGTTGGTGGCGCGTGGTGGATTCTCCTATTCCATGCAGTTCAGCCAGATTCCCCTGGTGGCGATGGAACGGGCCAGACGCGGCGAAGTGGTCATGCTGACGGGCGATTCCGAGGATCGGGTGCGCGCCATGGTCTCTCTGTCCGCCATTCCCGATGGTTTTTTGTATATCGGACGCTTTGTCGATCCCAAGGTCATCAATCATATGCTGCGCACCAACGAGGCCGCTGCCGAATATGAAAAGGCCGAGGGCAGGCGTTCTGGGATAGAAATTAGCTTCTCGGCCATTTTCGCCGTGGTGACGCTGTTGTTGTTCCTGTCGGCCATCTGGGTGGGATTGGCGCTGGCCAATCAGCTGGTGCGCCCCATCGCCGCCCTGATCGAAGCCGCTGATCGCGTGCGCGAAGGCAATCTGGAGGCCAAGGTCGACGAAACCCTGGCCGGGCGCGAATTGGGGTCCTTGGCGCGCGCCTTCAACCGCATGACCAGTCAGCTTGACGGCCAGCGCAAGGAACTGATCGAAACGAATCAAGCCCTGGATGAGCGGCGCCGTTTCACCGAGACCATTTTGTCGGGCGTGTCGGCTGGCGTCATCGGCCTGGATTCTCAGTCCAGAATCAACTTGCCCAACCGCCCGGCCAGCGATTTGCTGGGGTGCGAATTGGAATCGGCCCTGGGCCAACCCCTGGCTGACGTCGTTCCTGAAATGGCCGATCTGCTGGCCCAAAGCCAGCGCAGGCCGGAACGGATCACCCAGGGCGAAATCCGTCTTGAGCGCAAGGGCAATGCCCGAACCTTGCTGGTCCGGGTTGCCGTGGAACGGCTGGTTGATCGGATCGAGGGCTATGTCGTGACCTTCGACGACATCACCGAATTGCTGTCGGCCCAACGCATGGCCGCCTGGGCCGACGTTGCCAGACGCATCGCGCATGAAATCAAGAATCCGCTGACGCCCATCCAATTGTCGGCCGAACGCTTGAAGCGCAAGTACCTGAAGGAAATTCAGACCGAACCCGAAATCTTTTCGACCTGCGTCGAAACCATCGTGCGTCAGGTGGGCGATATCGGGCGCATGGTTGACGAATTCTCGGATTTCGCCCGCATGCCGGCACCCGTCGTGCGCAACGAGAATTTGGCGGAAGTGGTGGGACAGGCCATGTTCCTGCAACGCCAAGCCCATACGGCCATCAAGTACGAGATGAAAATGCCCCCTGGCGAGGAAACGCGCTGCCTGTTCGCCTGCGATGGCCGCCAGATCAACCGCGCCCTGATCAATCTGTTGAAGAATGCCGCCGAATCGATCGAAGGGCGCGAAGGCGATGAACTGGAACCCGGCTGGATCGAGCTTCAAGTGTCCAGGAACGAGCCGAACGGCGGGCTTTCCATCAGGATTGAGGACAATGGCAAGGGCTTGCCCAAGGAAGAACGCCATCGCCTGACCGAGCCATATGTTACAACCCGCGCCAAGGGAACCGGGTTAGGGCTTGCCATCGTCAAGAAAATCATGGAAGACCATGGAGGCGAATTGAGGCTGGAGGACCGGGATGGGCCGGGTGCGCGCACCTTGTTGATCTTCCCCCGCCGCGAAGTCGCCGCAACCGTCACGAACGAACGCCATGGCGCATGA
- the trkA gene encoding Trk system potassium transporter TrkA gives MKVIICGAGQVGFNIARYLASEGNEITVIDQRADLVRKISDSLDVQAILGHASHPDVLDQAGASDAEMIIAVTAADEVNMIACQVAHSLFNVPTKIARVRHQGYLHPMWSNLFSSEHLPIDVIISPEIEVARAVIRRLQVPGAMDVIPLAGDKVRLIGVRCTENTPLVHTPLRQLTKLFPDLNLVIVGIVRQDKAIVPTPEDQMLPGDEVYFVIDKQHVERGMVAFGHEETEARRICILGGGNIGLFLAQQIEEQHAGMWVRLIESNRERAEYVAKQLNRAVVLHGDALDPDMLKEANVEMAETVVAVTNDDETNILATLLAKRYGAKRTMALINKTSYNPLVGPLGIDVVVSPRAITVSNVLQHVRKGRIHAVHSLHEGFGELIEADALETSPLVGKPLKDIKLPPGVLIGAVVRAGSVISPRGSTVMQAKDRIILFAAASAVKKIEKMFSVRLEFF, from the coding sequence ATGAAAGTCATCATCTGCGGCGCCGGACAGGTTGGGTTCAACATCGCCCGCTATCTGGCCAGCGAAGGCAACGAAATCACGGTCATCGACCAGCGGGCCGACTTGGTGCGCAAGATCTCCGACTCGCTCGACGTGCAGGCCATTCTGGGACACGCCTCGCATCCCGACGTTCTGGATCAGGCCGGGGCCAGCGACGCCGAAATGATCATCGCCGTCACCGCCGCCGACGAGGTGAACATGATCGCCTGCCAGGTGGCGCATTCGCTGTTCAACGTGCCGACCAAGATCGCCCGCGTGCGCCATCAGGGCTATCTGCATCCGATGTGGTCGAACCTTTTTTCCAGCGAGCATCTCCCCATCGACGTCATCATCTCGCCCGAGATCGAGGTGGCCAGGGCCGTCATTCGCCGCCTGCAGGTGCCGGGCGCCATGGACGTCATTCCGCTGGCGGGCGACAAAGTGCGCCTGATCGGCGTGCGCTGCACCGAAAACACGCCGCTGGTCCACACGCCCTTGCGCCAACTGACTAAGCTGTTTCCCGATCTCAATCTGGTCATCGTGGGCATCGTACGCCAGGACAAGGCCATCGTTCCCACGCCGGAAGACCAGATGCTGCCCGGCGACGAAGTCTATTTCGTGATCGACAAGCAGCATGTCGAACGCGGCATGGTCGCTTTCGGCCATGAGGAAACGGAAGCCAGACGCATCTGCATCCTGGGCGGCGGCAATATCGGCTTGTTCCTGGCCCAGCAGATCGAGGAACAGCATGCGGGCATGTGGGTGCGCCTGATCGAAAGCAATCGCGAGCGGGCGGAATATGTCGCCAAGCAGTTGAACCGCGCCGTGGTGCTGCATGGCGACGCGCTGGACCCCGACATGCTGAAGGAAGCCAATGTCGAAATGGCCGAAACCGTGGTCGCGGTCACCAACGACGACGAAACCAACATCCTGGCAACGTTGTTGGCCAAGCGTTATGGGGCCAAGCGCACCATGGCGCTGATCAACAAGACCTCCTACAACCCGCTGGTGGGGCCTTTGGGGATCGACGTCGTGGTCAGCCCCCGGGCCATCACGGTTTCCAACGTGCTGCAGCATGTGCGCAAGGGGCGCATCCATGCGGTGCATTCGCTGCATGAAGGTTTTGGCGAATTGATCGAGGCCGACGCCTTGGAGACATCGCCTTTGGTCGGCAAGCCATTGAAAGACATAAAACTTCCGCCTGGAGTGTTGATCGGCGCCGTGGTGCGGGCAGGCAGCGTGATCAGCCCCAGGGGATCAACGGTCATGCAGGCCAAGGACCGCATCATCTTGTTCGCCGCCGCCAGCGCCGTGAAGAAGATCGAAAAAATGTTCTCGGTACGCCTGGAGTTCTTCTGA
- a CDS encoding sigma-54-dependent Fis family transcriptional regulator: protein MAHDILIVDDEADIRSLVVGILEDEGYSCREAGTDQAALAAIAARRPSLVLQDIWLQGSKLDGLGILALIKQDHPDVPVVMMSGHGTIETAVAAIKEGAYDFIEKPFQTDRMLLVVERAIEQARLKRELFDLKNRSGGAMELVGNTSAMNQLRQSVEKVAPTGSRVLISGPPGSGKEVVARLLHAKSKRAEGPFVVLNCAALNPERMEIELFGTEQGMSEGSGRKIGLLEQAHTGTLMLDEVADMPLETQGKIVRVLQDQTFERVGGGTRVEVDVRVIASSNRELQEQIAAGRFREDLFYRLNVVPVKVPSLKDCREDIPQIAQHFMDRAARTAGVIARQLGEDAQVVLKTYDWPGNARQLRNVMEWLLIMSPGDAREPISAPMLPPDLSSATPAVLKWDKSSELMSLPLREARELFEREYLATQVARFNGNISRTSAFVGMERSALHRKLKSLGIGSSED, encoded by the coding sequence ATGGCGCATGACATTCTGATCGTCGATGACGAGGCCGATATCCGGTCTCTGGTCGTCGGTATCCTTGAAGACGAAGGCTATTCCTGCCGGGAGGCGGGAACGGATCAGGCGGCGCTTGCCGCCATCGCCGCCAGACGTCCCAGCCTTGTCTTGCAAGACATCTGGCTTCAGGGCAGCAAGCTGGATGGGCTTGGCATTCTGGCCCTGATCAAGCAGGACCATCCCGACGTTCCCGTCGTCATGATGAGCGGTCACGGTACCATCGAAACAGCGGTGGCTGCTATCAAGGAAGGCGCTTACGACTTCATCGAAAAGCCCTTCCAGACCGACCGCATGCTGCTGGTGGTGGAACGCGCCATCGAACAGGCCAGGCTCAAGCGCGAACTGTTCGACCTTAAGAACCGCTCTGGCGGCGCCATGGAACTGGTGGGCAACACCAGCGCCATGAATCAGCTACGCCAGTCGGTCGAGAAGGTAGCCCCCACCGGATCGCGCGTGCTGATTTCAGGCCCTCCCGGCTCGGGCAAGGAAGTGGTCGCCAGATTGCTGCACGCCAAATCGAAGCGCGCCGAAGGCCCCTTCGTGGTGTTGAATTGCGCCGCCCTCAATCCCGAGCGCATGGAAATCGAACTGTTCGGCACCGAACAGGGCATGTCGGAAGGGTCGGGGCGCAAGATCGGCCTGTTGGAACAAGCGCATACCGGCACTTTGATGCTGGACGAAGTGGCCGACATGCCCCTGGAAACCCAGGGCAAGATCGTGCGCGTGCTGCAAGACCAGACATTCGAGAGGGTGGGCGGCGGCACCCGGGTCGAGGTGGATGTGCGGGTGATCGCCTCAAGCAACCGCGAACTTCAAGAACAGATCGCCGCCGGCCGTTTTCGCGAGGACTTGTTCTATCGCCTGAACGTCGTGCCGGTCAAAGTGCCCAGCTTGAAGGATTGCCGGGAAGACATTCCCCAAATCGCCCAGCATTTCATGGACCGCGCCGCGCGCACGGCGGGCGTGATCGCCCGCCAGCTTGGCGAGGATGCCCAGGTCGTCCTTAAAACCTACGACTGGCCGGGAAACGCCCGCCAGTTGCGCAATGTGATGGAATGGCTGTTGATCATGAGTCCCGGCGATGCGCGCGAGCCGATCTCGGCCCCCATGCTGCCGCCCGATCTGTCGTCGGCGACGCCCGCCGTTCTCAAATGGGACAAGTCGAGCGAACTGATGAGCCTGCCGCTTCGCGAGGCGCGCGAACTGTTCGAACGCGAATATCTGGCCACCCAGGTAGCGCGTTTCAACGGCAATATTTCGCGCACCTCCGCCTTCGTGGGGATGGAACGTTCAGCATTGCACCGCAAGCTGAAGTCCCTGGGCATCGGCTCGAGCGAAGACTAG
- a CDS encoding D-amino-acid transaminase, giving the protein MSRYAYVNGQYLPLSVAGVHVEDRGYQFADGIYEVIAVHQGRLADEEAHLARLDRSLKEIGLAWPVTKRALKHIMRRVIAINLLKNGMLYLQVTRGVSRRDHAFPKADVAPALVVTAKTLKPTSQEVLDKGVSVVTMPDLRWKRCDIKSVALLPNILAKQAAKEKGAYEAWLLDDKGFVTEGSSTNAWIVTAKGEIVTRPLGTPILAGVTRRAILALAKDAKLKLVERAFKPAEALKAKEAFLTSTTSWALPITKIDGKPVGDGKPGPITLRLRQLYAQALEKGL; this is encoded by the coding sequence ATGTCTCGTTACGCCTATGTGAACGGCCAGTATCTTCCCTTAAGCGTGGCTGGCGTGCATGTCGAGGACCGGGGCTATCAGTTCGCCGACGGCATCTACGAGGTGATCGCCGTGCATCAAGGCCGTCTGGCCGACGAGGAGGCGCATCTTGCCCGCCTGGACCGCTCGCTCAAGGAAATTGGCCTAGCTTGGCCGGTAACGAAGCGCGCTCTCAAACACATCATGCGGCGCGTGATCGCCATCAATTTGTTGAAGAACGGCATGCTGTATTTGCAGGTCACAAGGGGCGTCTCCAGACGCGATCACGCTTTTCCTAAAGCAGACGTAGCGCCAGCGCTGGTGGTGACCGCCAAGACATTGAAACCCACCTCGCAAGAGGTGCTGGACAAGGGCGTATCCGTCGTCACCATGCCCGATTTGCGCTGGAAGCGTTGCGACATCAAGTCGGTGGCTTTGTTGCCCAACATCCTGGCCAAGCAGGCCGCCAAGGAAAAAGGCGCCTATGAGGCATGGTTGCTGGACGACAAGGGTTTCGTCACCGAAGGTTCGTCCACCAATGCTTGGATCGTCACCGCCAAGGGCGAAATCGTCACGCGGCCCTTGGGCACACCCATTCTGGCGGGCGTTACGCGCCGCGCCATTCTGGCCCTCGCCAAGGACGCCAAGCTGAAACTGGTGGAACGCGCTTTCAAACCCGCCGAGGCGTTGAAAGCCAAGGAAGCCTTTTTGACCAGCACCACCAGCTGGGCGCTGCCGATCACCAAGATCGACGGCAAGCCGGTGGGCGACGGCAAACCCGGCCCCATCACGCTTCGCCTACGCCAGCTTTACGCCCAGGCGTTGGAGAAGGGGCTGTAG
- a CDS encoding alpha/beta hydrolase, with product MAATSYLIIPGLGGSGPDHWQTKWEAQLPNARRVQQEDWDRPDKDAWIANLDKCVADSQAPLVLIAHSLACALVAHWAGQSAHTDKVHGALLVAPADVDSTEHSPSEARCFAPMPLELLPFKTLVLASLNDPYVAPERAHYFAACWYGGFLDVGELGHVNAESNLGDWPQGRDLLSSILPRS from the coding sequence ATGGCCGCCACCAGCTATCTGATCATTCCGGGTCTGGGCGGTTCCGGTCCAGATCATTGGCAAACGAAATGGGAAGCCCAGTTGCCCAACGCCAGACGCGTGCAGCAGGAAGACTGGGACCGGCCCGACAAGGACGCCTGGATTGCCAACCTGGACAAATGCGTCGCCGACAGCCAAGCCCCGCTTGTCTTGATTGCCCATAGTCTGGCCTGCGCCCTGGTCGCCCACTGGGCTGGACAATCGGCACATACCGACAAAGTGCATGGCGCGCTGCTGGTCGCCCCGGCAGACGTGGATTCAACGGAACATTCACCCAGCGAGGCCCGTTGTTTCGCCCCCATGCCGCTGGAACTTCTGCCTTTCAAGACCCTGGTCCTGGCCAGCCTGAACGATCCCTATGTGGCACCTGAGAGGGCGCACTATTTCGCGGCCTGCTGGTATGGCGGATTCTTGGATGTCGGCGAGCTGGGCCACGTCAACGCGGAATCCAACCTTGGCGACTGGCCCCAGGGCCGCGACTTGCTGTCCAGCATCTTGCCCAGGTCATGA